One Gossypium raimondii isolate GPD5lz chromosome 3, ASM2569854v1, whole genome shotgun sequence genomic window carries:
- the LOC105794107 gene encoding protein FAR-RED ELONGATED HYPOCOTYL 3, translated as MDIDLRLPSGEQCKEDEDANGIDNMLDGDESLHNGMVQVVGEALRAEDGGEMHSSAVDMVTFKEDTNLEPLSGMEFESHGEAYSFYQEYARSMGFNTAIQNSRRSKTSREFIDAKFACSRYGTKREYDKSFNRPRARQSKQDPENATGRRSCSKTDCKASMHVKRRPDGKWVIHSFVKEHNHELLPAQAVSEQTRRMYAAMARQFAEYKNVVGLKNDPKNPFDKGRNLALEAADVKILLEFFTHMQSINSNFFYAVDLGEDQRLKSLFWVDSKSRHDYSYFCDAVSFDTTYVTNKYKMPLALFIGVNHHYQCIPLGCALVSDESAATFSWLMQTWLKAMGGQSPRVLITDQDRTLKSVVAEIFPNTLHCFFLWHVLGKVSENLGHVIKQYGNLMEKFEKCIYRSWTDEEFGKRWWKILDRFELKDDEWMKSLYEDRKKWVPTYIMNVLLAGMSTVQRAESVNSFFDKYVHKKTTVQDFLKHYEAILQDRYEEEAKANSDSWSKVPALKSPSPFEKSVAGVYTHTLFKKFQIEVVGAIACHPKPENHDSTCSIFRVQDLEKNQDFIVTLNEMKAEVSCICRLYEYKGYLCRHAMVVLQINGRSAIPSQYILKRWTKEAKSRHFMGEESEQVQSRAQRYNDLFQRGMKLIEEGSLSQESYYIAFRSLEEAFGNCLSANTSNKSLAEAVASPTQGMICIEEDNQSRSTSKTNKKKNPTKKRKGNSEQEVMAVAPTDGLQQMDKLSSRSVALDSYFGAQPSVQGMVQLNLMAPRDNYYGNQQTIQGLGQLNTIATSHDGYYGTQQAMPGMGPMDFFRSPSFYIRDDPNVRVAQLHDDASRHT; from the exons ATGGACATAGATCTTAGGTTACCTTCTGGTGAACAGTGTAAGGAAGATGAAGATGCAAATGGAATTGATAATATGCTAGATGGTGATGAATCACTGCATAATGGAATGGTTCAAGTTGTAGGAGAGGCTTTGCGTGCTGAAGATGGTGGGGAAATGCATTCTTCTGCTGTGGATATGGTGACTTTCAAGGAGGATACGAATCTTGAGCCACTTTCTGGTATGGAGTTTGAATCACATGGAGAAGCATATTCATTTTATCAAGAATATGCTCGGTCTATGGGATTCAACACAGCTATACAAAATAGCCGCCGTTCGAAGACTTCAAGAGAATTTATTGATGCAAAGTTTGCCTGTTCTAGATATGGGACCAAAAGGGAATATGACAAATCCTTTAACCGGCCACGAGCTAGACAAAGCAAGCAAGACCCTGAAAATGCAACTGGTCGGCGATCATGTTCGAAGACGGATTGTAAAGCAAGTATGCATGTGAAGAGAAGGCCTGATGGAAAATGGGTTATACATAGTTTTGTGAAAGAACATAACCATGAACTCTTGCCAGCCCAAGCTGTCAGTGAACAGACCAGAAGGATGTATGCTGCAATGGCTAGACAATTTGCTGAATATAAAAATGTTGTTGGGCTGAAGAATGATCCCAAAAATCCATTTGATAAAGGTCGAAATTTGGCATTAGAAGCTGCTGATGTTAAGATTTTACTTGAATTTTTCACACACATGCAGAGCATAAATTCAAACTTCTTTTATGCAGTAGACCTGGGTGAAGATCAGCGTCTGAAGAGTTTGTTTTGGGTTGATTCAAAGAGTAGGCATGATTACAGTTATTTCTGTGATGCTGTGTCTTTTGATACCACTTATGTCACAAACAAATATAAGATGCCTCTTGCACTATTTATTGGAGTGAACCACCATTACCAGTGCATTCCGCTTGGATGTGCATTGGTATCAGATGAGAGTGCTGCAACATTTTCTTGGCTAATGCAGACATGGCTGAAAGCAATGGGTGGACAATCTCCTAGAGTCCTAATAACCGACCAAGACCGAACTCTGAAATCTGTTGTTGCAGAAATCTTTCCAAATACACTTCATTGCTTCTTCCTGTGGCACGTATTAGGAAAGGTTTCTGAGAACCTTGGTCATGTAATCAAACAGTACGGAAACTTGATGGAAAAGTTTGAGAAATGCATCTACAGGTCTTGGACAGATGAAGAGTTCGGCAAAAGGTGGTGGAAAATTCTTGATAGATTTGAACTCAAGGATGATGAATGGATGAAATCGTTGTATGAAGACCGCAAAAAGTGGGTGCCAACCTATATAATGAACGTTTTGTTGGCTGGGATGTCTACGGTTCAGAGAGCCGAGAGTGTGAACTCATTCTTTGACAAGTATGTACACAAGAAGACCACGGTGCAAGATTTTTTGAAACATTATGAAGCAATTTTACAAGATAGGTATGAAGAGGAAGCGAAAGCAAATTCTGATTCATGGAGCAAAGTGCCAGCACTAAAATCTCCATCCCCTTTTGAGAAGAGTGTTGCGGGGGTATACACACACACATTATTCAAGAAGTTTCAAATCGAGGTTGTGGGTGCAATTGCTTGTCATCCAAAGCCAGAAAATCACGATTCAACATGCAGCATTTTTAGAGTTCAAGATCTTGAAAAGAATCAGGATTTTATTGTTACTTTGAATGAGATGAAGGCAGAAGTTTCTTGTATATGCCGCTTATATGAATACAAAGGATATCTCTGCAGGCACGCTATGGTAGTTCTCCAAATAAATGGCCGCTCAGCCATCCCTTCTCAATATATTTTGAAACGATGGACAAAAGAGGCAAAGAGCAGGCATTTCATGGGTGAAGAATCTGAACAGGTTCAATCTAGGGCGCAGAGGTACAATGATTTATTTCAACGAGGGATGAAGTTGATTGAGGAGGGTTCATTGTCTCAAGAGAGCTACTATATTGCATTCCGAAGTCTGGAAGAAGCCTTTGGGAACTGTTTGAGTGCAAACACTTCTAATAAGAGCCTTGCAGAAGCTGTGGCATCTCCCACCCAGGGTATGATCTGTATTGAAGAAGACAATCAAAGCAGAAGCACAAGCAAGACGAATAAGAAAAAGAACCCAACCAAAAAGAGAAAG GGAAACTCAGAGCAGGAGGTAATGGCTGTTGCACCGACGGATGGCTTGCAACAAATG gaTAAATTAAGCTCAAGATCAGTAGCCCTAGATAGTTACTTTGGTGCACAACCAAGCGTCCAAGGAATG GTTCAGCTTAATTTAATGGCACCGCGCGATAATTATTATGGGAATCAACAGACAATTCAGGGGCTG GGACAGTTAAACACCATAGCAACGAGCCATGATGGTTACTATGGCACTCAGCAAGCCATGCCTGGAATG GGACCCATGGATTTCTTTCGATCTCCTAGTTTCTACATTCGG GATGACCCCAACGTGAGAGTGGCACAGTTACATGATGATGCATCGAGACACACATGA